One genomic window of Streptomyces sp. NBC_01276 includes the following:
- a CDS encoding NAD(P)/FAD-dependent oxidoreductase, with protein sequence MPTSPSDRAAHAAVPAPPADLAVVGAGPAGLAAAVTAARLGLRVTLLDAGERPGGQFYRHPAPGLGALRPQALHHDWRAFTAREAALRAHVAAGRIAHHPFHHVWTVVPDGADGWTLHAVAGPEERPAAFGARAVLLATGAYERQLPFPGWTLPGVVGAGGAQAMLKGGLVLPGSRVVVAGSGPLLLAVAGSLAAAGAAVPAVVEAASYTAYAPQARALLRNPAKLAEGAVYGGALARHGIRLLTRHAVTEAHGRGRVEAVTVARLDRDWRPLPGTARRIPCDALAVGHGLVPQLELATALGCDTLLAPDGTVALDLDAAQRTSVPGIWSAGETGGIGGAQLALTEGEIAAHAIAGAPVAPSLTRTRARLRAFAGAMAAAHRPGAGWTDWLPDAATVCRCEEVPAGGIREAVAELGARDARTVKLLTRAGMGWCQGRMCGPAVAALAGEDPAPDRRPLSCPVPLRHLAALPAPPDTELPPSAR encoded by the coding sequence ATGCCGACCTCGCCGTCTGACCGGGCCGCCCACGCCGCGGTCCCCGCGCCCCCGGCCGATCTCGCCGTCGTGGGCGCCGGCCCCGCCGGACTCGCCGCCGCCGTCACCGCGGCCCGGCTCGGCCTGCGCGTCACCCTCCTCGACGCGGGGGAGCGCCCCGGCGGCCAGTTCTACCGCCACCCGGCCCCCGGCCTCGGAGCCCTCCGCCCCCAGGCCCTGCACCACGACTGGCGGGCCTTCACCGCGCGCGAAGCCGCCCTGCGCGCCCACGTGGCGGCGGGCCGGATCGCCCACCACCCCTTCCACCACGTCTGGACGGTGGTCCCGGACGGCGCCGACGGCTGGACCCTGCACGCCGTCGCCGGCCCCGAGGAGCGGCCGGCGGCCTTCGGCGCCCGCGCCGTCCTGCTCGCCACCGGCGCCTACGAGCGGCAACTGCCGTTCCCCGGCTGGACCCTGCCCGGGGTCGTCGGCGCGGGCGGGGCGCAGGCCATGCTCAAGGGCGGCCTCGTGCTGCCCGGCAGCCGCGTCGTCGTCGCCGGGAGCGGCCCGCTGCTGCTCGCGGTGGCCGGCTCCCTCGCCGCCGCCGGGGCCGCCGTGCCCGCCGTCGTCGAGGCGGCCTCGTACACGGCGTACGCCCCGCAGGCCCGCGCCCTGCTGCGCAACCCGGCCAAGCTCGCCGAAGGCGCCGTGTACGGGGGCGCCCTGGCGCGCCACGGCATCCGCCTGCTGACCCGGCACGCGGTGACCGAGGCGCACGGCCGGGGCCGGGTGGAGGCCGTCACGGTCGCCCGCCTCGACCGGGACTGGCGCCCGCTGCCCGGCACCGCCCGCAGGATCCCCTGCGACGCCCTGGCCGTGGGCCACGGGCTGGTGCCCCAGCTGGAACTGGCCACCGCCCTCGGCTGCGACACCCTCCTGGCCCCCGACGGTACGGTCGCCCTGGACCTGGACGCGGCGCAGCGCACCTCGGTGCCCGGCATCTGGTCGGCCGGCGAGACCGGCGGCATCGGCGGTGCCCAGCTGGCCCTGACCGAGGGGGAGATCGCCGCGCACGCGATCGCGGGGGCGCCCGTCGCGCCCTCCCTCACCCGGACCCGGGCCAGGCTGCGGGCCTTCGCCGGGGCGATGGCCGCCGCCCACCGTCCCGGCGCGGGATGGACGGACTGGCTGCCCGACGCGGCCACCGTCTGCCGCTGCGAGGAGGTCCCGGCGGGCGGGATCCGCGAGGCCGTCGCCGAGCTCGGCGCGCGGGACGCCCGTACCGTCAAACTGCTCACCCGGGCCGGGATGGGCTGGTGCCAGGGGCGGATGTGCGGTCCGGCCGTCGCCGCGCTGGCCGGGGAGGACCCCGCGCCCGACCGGCGTCCGCTGTCCTGCCCCGTTCCGCTGCGCCACCTGGCCGCGCTGCCCGCGCCGCCCGACACCGAACTTCCCCCCTCCGCCCGCTGA
- a CDS encoding dihydrodipicolinate synthase family protein — MNHAPTPAPRPDTRTRPWHGIMVATALPLREDLSVDFDAYGEHVAWLIAEGCDGVVPNGSLGEYQTLTDEERARVVRTAVEAAGDGARVMPGVAAYGSAEARRWAEQAAEAGAGSVLLLPPNAFRADEATVRAHYAEVAGAGLPVVAYNNPIDTKVDLTPALLARLHGDGSIVAVKEFSGDVRRGYEIAELAPGLDLLIGADDVLLELALAGAVGWIAGYPNALPRSCATLYQAAVAGDLATALPLYKSLHSLLRWDSKTEFVQAIKLSMDLAGRPGGATRPPRFPLSGEIEASVRAATEKALAEGLN, encoded by the coding sequence ATGAACCACGCGCCCACCCCCGCGCCCCGTCCCGACACCCGCACGCGCCCCTGGCACGGCATCATGGTCGCCACCGCCCTCCCGCTGCGCGAGGACCTGAGCGTCGACTTCGACGCCTACGGTGAGCACGTGGCCTGGCTGATCGCCGAGGGCTGCGACGGCGTCGTGCCCAACGGCTCCCTCGGCGAGTACCAGACCCTCACCGACGAGGAGCGGGCCCGCGTCGTGCGCACCGCCGTCGAGGCCGCCGGTGACGGCGCCCGCGTCATGCCCGGCGTCGCCGCGTACGGCAGCGCCGAGGCCCGCCGCTGGGCGGAGCAGGCCGCCGAGGCCGGCGCGGGATCCGTCCTGCTCCTGCCGCCCAACGCCTTCCGCGCCGACGAGGCCACCGTCCGCGCCCACTACGCGGAGGTCGCCGGCGCCGGGCTGCCCGTCGTCGCGTACAACAACCCCATCGACACCAAGGTGGACCTGACGCCGGCACTGCTCGCCCGCCTGCACGGCGACGGCAGCATCGTCGCCGTCAAGGAGTTCAGCGGGGACGTCCGCCGCGGCTACGAGATCGCCGAGCTCGCCCCGGGCCTCGACCTGCTCATCGGCGCCGACGACGTCCTGCTCGAACTCGCCCTCGCGGGCGCCGTCGGCTGGATCGCCGGGTACCCCAACGCCCTGCCGCGCTCCTGCGCCACCCTCTACCAGGCCGCCGTCGCAGGAGACCTCGCCACGGCCCTGCCGCTCTACAAGTCCCTGCACTCGCTGCTGCGCTGGGACTCCAAGACCGAGTTCGTCCAGGCCATCAAGCTCTCCATGGACCTGGCCGGCCGTCCCGGCGGGGCCACCCGTCCGCCCCGCTTCCCGCTCTCGGGCGAGATCGAGGCCTCGGTGCGCGCCGCGACCGAGAAGGCTCTCGCCGAAGGCCTGAACTAG
- a CDS encoding NAD(P)/FAD-dependent oxidoreductase, with protein sequence MSQNHSPDVVIIGAGVVGAACAYYASRRGLSVAVVDRGPVAGGTTGAGEGNLLVSDKEAGPELDLALLSARLWRELAEVLPRETEYEPKGGLVVAPDETTLKALRTFADGQRAAGVTSTEVGPDALRDLEPHLAPGQAGGFHYPQDAQVHPAQAAARLLAASGADRYLGEEVTEVLLRGGRAVGVRTPRRTLLAPAVLNAAGTWGGHIASLAGTTLPVMPRRGFVLVTEPLPRVVRHKVYAADYIADVASDSAALQSSAVVEGTPSGPVLIGATRERVGFDRTLSTEALRRLARQAAALFPVLADTRVLRTYHGFRPYLPDHLPAIGPDPRVPGLFHACGHEGAGIGLAPATGALIAASLTGTDPALDPTPFRPDRFDAPDPDSEGDPGRGRDGAPSGT encoded by the coding sequence GTGTCCCAGAACCACTCCCCGGACGTCGTGATCATCGGCGCCGGTGTCGTCGGCGCCGCGTGCGCGTACTACGCGAGCCGCCGCGGGCTCTCCGTGGCCGTCGTCGACCGCGGCCCCGTCGCTGGCGGCACGACCGGTGCCGGCGAGGGCAACCTGCTCGTCTCCGACAAGGAGGCCGGCCCGGAGCTCGACCTCGCGCTCCTGTCGGCCCGGCTCTGGCGGGAACTGGCGGAGGTCCTCCCGCGGGAGACCGAGTACGAGCCCAAGGGCGGCCTGGTCGTCGCCCCCGACGAGACCACCCTCAAGGCGCTCCGCACCTTCGCGGACGGCCAGCGCGCCGCGGGCGTGACCTCCACCGAGGTGGGGCCGGACGCCCTGCGCGACCTGGAGCCGCACCTGGCCCCGGGGCAGGCGGGAGGCTTCCACTACCCCCAGGACGCCCAGGTCCACCCGGCCCAGGCCGCGGCCCGCCTGCTGGCCGCGTCCGGCGCCGACCGCTACCTCGGCGAGGAGGTCACCGAAGTGCTCCTGCGGGGCGGCCGAGCCGTCGGCGTCCGCACGCCCCGCCGCACCCTCCTTGCACCGGCGGTGCTCAACGCGGCGGGCACCTGGGGCGGCCACATCGCCTCCCTCGCGGGAACCACCCTGCCGGTCATGCCGCGCCGCGGCTTCGTCCTGGTCACCGAACCCCTGCCCCGGGTGGTCCGCCACAAGGTCTACGCCGCCGACTACATCGCCGACGTCGCCAGCGACTCCGCGGCCCTGCAGTCCTCGGCGGTGGTGGAGGGCACCCCGTCGGGCCCCGTCCTGATCGGCGCGACCCGCGAACGGGTCGGCTTCGACCGGACCCTGTCCACCGAGGCCCTGCGCCGGCTCGCCCGCCAGGCGGCGGCGCTCTTCCCGGTCCTGGCGGACACCCGCGTCCTGCGCACCTACCACGGCTTCCGCCCCTACCTCCCCGACCACCTTCCGGCGATCGGCCCCGACCCCCGCGTACCGGGCCTCTTCCACGCCTGCGGCCACGAGGGCGCCGGCATCGGCCTGGCCCCGGCCACGGGCGCCCTCATCGCCGCCTCCCTCACCGGAACCGACCCCGCCCTGGACCCGACGCCGTTCCGCCCGGACCGCTTCGATGCCCCGGACCCGGATTCCGAGGGCGACCCGGGCCGGGGGCGGGACGGGGCGCCGTCCGGGACGTAG
- a CDS encoding (2Fe-2S)-binding protein codes for MRSPRSLVGGTPAATYPVTFDGRELTAQEGQSIAAVLWNAGILAWRTTREGGSPRGAFCGIGACYDCLVTVNGRPNQRACLVPARPGDSVTTQEGTGHADLAV; via the coding sequence ATGCGCAGCCCCCGCTCGCTGGTAGGCGGCACCCCGGCGGCCACGTACCCGGTCACCTTCGACGGCCGTGAACTGACCGCCCAGGAAGGCCAGAGCATCGCCGCCGTCCTCTGGAACGCCGGGATCCTCGCCTGGCGCACCACCCGCGAAGGCGGCTCCCCGCGCGGGGCGTTCTGCGGCATCGGTGCCTGCTACGACTGCCTCGTCACCGTCAACGGCCGCCCGAACCAACGGGCCTGCCTCGTCCCGGCCCGCCCCGGAGACTCCGTCACCACCCAGGAGGGCACCGGACATGCCGACCTCGCCGTCTGA
- a CDS encoding proline racemase family protein has translation MRTRHIYHAVDSHTEGMPTRVITGGVGVIPGSTMAEKRLHFMEHTDHVRTLLMYEPRGHAAMSGAILQPPTRPDADFGVLYIEVSGLLPMCGHGTIGVATVLVETGMVPVVEPVTTVRLDTPAGLVSVDVRVEDGAATAVTLTNVPAFSVGLDLKAEVPGYGTVTYDLAYGGNFYAFVELDALGLPFDRSRKEDLIAAGLAIMDAINGGPDRPVHPEDPAIAGVKHVYLAAPGSDARRSRHAMAIHPGWFDRSPCGTGTSARMAQLHARGLLELDTDFVNESFIGTEFTGRLTGRTTVGGLPAVVPTVTGRAWITGTAQYFLDPTDPFPGGFLL, from the coding sequence ATGCGCACGCGCCACATCTACCACGCGGTGGACTCGCACACCGAGGGCATGCCCACCCGGGTGATCACCGGGGGAGTCGGGGTGATCCCGGGCTCCACCATGGCCGAGAAGCGGCTCCACTTCATGGAGCACACGGACCACGTCCGCACCCTGCTCATGTACGAGCCGCGCGGCCACGCGGCGATGAGCGGCGCCATCCTCCAGCCGCCCACCCGGCCCGACGCCGATTTCGGCGTGCTCTACATCGAGGTGTCGGGCCTGCTGCCGATGTGCGGGCACGGCACGATCGGGGTGGCCACCGTCCTGGTCGAGACCGGCATGGTCCCGGTCGTCGAGCCGGTCACCACGGTCCGGCTCGACACCCCGGCCGGTCTGGTCAGCGTGGACGTACGGGTCGAGGACGGCGCGGCCACCGCCGTCACCCTCACCAACGTCCCGGCCTTCAGCGTCGGTCTCGACCTGAAGGCCGAGGTCCCCGGCTACGGCACGGTCACCTACGACCTCGCCTACGGGGGCAACTTCTACGCCTTCGTCGAGCTGGACGCCCTCGGCCTCCCCTTCGACCGCTCCCGCAAGGAGGACCTGATCGCCGCGGGCCTGGCGATCATGGACGCGATCAACGGCGGTCCGGACCGGCCCGTCCACCCCGAGGACCCGGCGATCGCCGGCGTCAAGCACGTCTACCTCGCCGCCCCCGGCTCGGACGCCCGCCGCTCCCGGCACGCCATGGCCATCCACCCGGGCTGGTTCGACCGCTCGCCCTGCGGTACGGGGACCAGCGCGCGCATGGCCCAGTTGCACGCCCGCGGCCTGCTCGAACTCGACACCGACTTCGTCAACGAGTCCTTCATCGGGACCGAGTTCACCGGCCGCCTCACGGGGCGGACCACCGTCGGCGGCCTCCCGGCCGTGGTCCCCACCGTCACCGGCCGGGCCTGGATCACGGGCACCGCCCAGTACTTCCTCGACCCGACCGACCCCTTCCCCGGAGGGTTCCTGCTGTGA